A region from the Lolium perenne isolate Kyuss_39 chromosome 4, Kyuss_2.0, whole genome shotgun sequence genome encodes:
- the LOC127295485 gene encoding RGS1-HXK1-interacting protein 1, which yields MASPDSGRTPAQGAEAASASPWPLRKLQSFAPGLWSQCKAYEDVFVESAKVTISDALVLASDHQAEAVGCATVAGFIFLKGPRRFLYRNTIGRFKTEKDLLNDVEESMIEYKTSIQNLRKNSKYTLDKVVIGESDLQRGRTDLRSTGKQIQSVIGSIYKAESTAAGLMDRLRTIPTRQSLELRAEVASMASDLKKQRYVLEERVNQISEYGVRV from the exons ATGGCGTCACCGGACAGCGGCCGCACGCCGGCGCAAGGCGCGGAAGCCGCATCCGCCTCCCCTTGGCCTCTCCGCAAGCTCCAG AGCTTTGCTCCAGGGCTGTGGTCACAATGCAAAGCCTACGAGGACGTGTTTGTGGAGAGCGCTAAAG TTACCATTTCGGATGCGCTGGTTCTTGCAAGCGACCATCAAGCGGAGGCAGTTGGATGTGCCACTGTCGCAGGGTTCATCTTTTTGAAAG GCCCTCGGAGATTCTTATACCGCAATACCATTGGTCGTTTTAAAACTGAGAAG GATTTACTGAATGATGTTGAAGAAAGTATGATCGAATATAAAACATCTATTCAGAACTTGAGAAAGAATTCCAAGTACACCCTCGACAAAGTAGTGATTGGTGAAAGTGATCTGCAGCGTGGACGAACTGATTTGAG ATCTACTGGTAAGCAAATCCAATCCGTTATAGGTTCCATTTACAAAGCAGAATCCACAGCTGCAG GTTTGATGGATCGACTAAGAACCATTCCTACCAGACAGTCTCTTGAATTGCGAGCAGAG GTGGCTTCCATGGCGTCTGATTTGAAAAAGCAGAGATATGTCCTGGAAGAAAGGGTGAACCAAATATCTGAATACGGTGTCCGGGTCTGA